The Streptomyces cyaneogriseus subsp. noncyanogenus region GCAGCGCCTGGAGGGGCTCGTCCAGGGGGTGGGCGTCGCACAGGGCGGTCAGCTCGGGCAGGGCGGCCTCGGCGTCGCCGAGGGCGAGCGCGGCGGTGTGGCGGGCGCGCAGCGCGTCCAGGCGCCGGGTCTCCCAGCGGGCCGCCTCGGCGATGCGGTCGGGCAGGTCGGCCAGGACCGGGTCCCGCCACAGGGCGAGGGCGTCGTCGAGCACCTCGGCCGCCTTGGCGGGGTCGCCGTCGGCCAGGGCGCGCAGGCCCTCGCCGCTCAGCCGCTCGAAGCGGTGCAGGTCGACGTCGTCGGTGGCGGCGGCGAGCCGGTAGCCCCCGTCGGCGGAGGCGACCGCGTCGGCGCCGAGCGTCCGGCGCAGCCGCCCGACCAGCGCCTGCAACGCCCCCACGGCGTCCGCGGGCGGGGCGCCGTCCCACACCTCCTCCACCAGCCGGGCCGCGGGCACGGTGCGGCCGGGCCGCAGGGCGAGCACGGTCAGCAGGGCGCGCAGCCGCGCCCCGCCGACCGGGACGGCGGTGCCGTCGGGGCCGACTGCCTGAGTGGTGCCGAGGATGCGGTAGCGCACGGGGTCCATTCTCTCCGGTGACGCGAAAGCCGGTCATCGGGTTTCCCCGGCGCGGCGGCGGGGCGGGGACGCCGCCGCGCCGGACGGGCCTCCCGGCCGGGTGCGCCCCCCGCCGCACGGCGGCCCGGGGCCCGGGCCCCGGCTCCCGTCCCGCCCCGTCTCATCCGGAACCGTCGACCCGCCCCGAGACGTTTCCCCCTCGCGCCCGGTACGGTCGGGCGGCCACCGCGTGTCGAGCCCCAGGGAGCCCCATGACCACCGCCACCACCCGCCACGGCGAGCGGCGCATCAGCCCCGTCTTCGTCGGGATCCTGGCCGTCGCGGCGGTCACCGGCTGGGCCGCCTGGACCGGGTTCGCCGAGCAGCCGGGCCTGGCGGTGTTCCTGTTCGTGACGGCCGCGTGGGTCGTCTCCCTGTGCCTGCACGAGTACGCGCACGCGCGCACCGCCCTGCACGGCGGCGACATCTCGGTCGGCGCGAAGGGCTACCTGACGCTGAACCCGCTGAAGTACACGCACGCGCTGCTGAGCATCGTGCTGCCGGTGATCTTCGTGATCATGGGCGGCATCGGCCTGCCGGGCGGTGCCGTGTTCATCGAGCGCGGGCGCATCCCGGGCCGCTGGCGGCACAGCCTGGTCTCCGCGGCGGGCCCGCTGACGAACGTGCTGTTCGCCGTGGTGTGCACCGCCCCGTTCTGGCTGGACGCGCTGGACGGCGTGCCGCACGACTTCCGGCTGGCGCTGGCCTTCCTCGCGCTGCTCCAGGTCACGGCGGCGATCTTGAACTTCCTGCCGGTGCCGGGCCTGGACGGCTACGGGGTGATCGAGCCCTGGCTGTCGTACGGCGTGCGGCGCCAGCTCGAGCCGTTCGCGCCGTTCGGGCTGCTGCTGGTGTTCGCGCTGCTGTGGGTGCCGTCGCTGAACAGCGCGTTCTTCGACGTGATCGACACCGTGCTGCGCGCCCTCGGGATCAGCGACTTCGACGCGTACTGCGGCTTCGAGCTGTACCGCTTCTGGCAGACCGACGAGATCTGCTCGGCCGGCCCGTGACCGGCGGCCGGGCGGTCAGCCCGCGGCCGAGGTGGAGCGGCGGGTGTCCCGGCCGCGCTTGACGTAGTACCAGCACATGTTGGACGACACGCCCATCAGCAGCACCCACACCACGCCCATCAGCACGCTGCCCTGCACGAACGAGACGACGGCGGCGGTGAGGGCGAGCACGCAGACGACCAGGGCGTAGAGGGCGAGGCGGGGCATGAGGTCGGCTCCTGTCGGGGGACACGGTGGCACTGTTGCGTCCACCAGTGTCCCCCATCGCCTCAT contains the following coding sequences:
- a CDS encoding site-2 protease family protein; amino-acid sequence: MTTATTRHGERRISPVFVGILAVAAVTGWAAWTGFAEQPGLAVFLFVTAAWVVSLCLHEYAHARTALHGGDISVGAKGYLTLNPLKYTHALLSIVLPVIFVIMGGIGLPGGAVFIERGRIPGRWRHSLVSAAGPLTNVLFAVVCTAPFWLDALDGVPHDFRLALAFLALLQVTAAILNFLPVPGLDGYGVIEPWLSYGVRRQLEPFAPFGLLLVFALLWVPSLNSAFFDVIDTVLRALGISDFDAYCGFELYRFWQTDEICSAGP